The sequence below is a genomic window from Leptospira dzoumogneensis.
TAATTTCAGAATCTTTTACTGCTTCTTTTATATTTCCATGGATCGAAACTTTCGCCGATTTTAGGTCTTGGATCTTTTCCGGATTACGAGCATATAATTGGAGAGAATGACCTTCTTTAGAGAGATTGTTTGCGATCCCTCTACCCATGATACCAGTTCCGATGATTGCAATTTTACGAGAAGACATAGGGAAAGTCTCCCGTATGGAACCTGATTTGGCAAGAAAAAGGTTTTAGAAAGAGCTGAGTGCCGCGCGGATAAAGCTCGTAACCGGAGCCTGCTCCCTTGTATCTTCCAGACCTTCTCTCAGTTCTCTAAGAACGATCTGCGCATCCGTTAAAACGGTATTCACATTCGTATGAAGATCGTCTCTATTAATGAGCCTTCCTAAGGTTCCATCTCCCGTATTGATCTTAGTAGTGATATCAGCTACGTTGGAGAAAGTTTTTCGGATATCTCCTCTGTTTTCAGCGATCAATTCTGAAAGAGAAACAAGCGGATCCTGCAATACTCTTCCTTTTAAGGAAGACGCTCCGGATTTATAATCCACGACTTGGAATGTCCTAGGTGCACCTTTACCTTCTTCCGTGGATTCGGAAGTTCCAGGGTCTATAGAAATTACACGCCCGGAAAGTAAACTTTCATTACGTATTGCAATATCATAATTTTCGTACATACGTACAGGTTCTTTTAGAAGAATGGTGACTTCTACCCTGGTGGCGACTCCTACTTCTCCTGCGGGAAGAACCGCTCCATTCTCGTCTATTTGTATGAGTCGAATATTGGAAACATAACCGAATGGAACACCTTGGACGGTGACCTTATTTCCTACTTTGATCCCTTCCGAGTTTTTGAAATTGATCTTTAGGAATTCACCACGTTTTTGAACGGGTCCACCTTCAGTCATAACGGTAAAGTAACCGACTACGACCAAAGCTACGGAAAAGATAGCACCAACTAAAAGATAACGAAAGGATTTCATTTAGGATCCAAAACTCTTACTATATATATCGGACTTTTTATCCAGAATATTATCTTAGGACCCAGGTTTCAATTCTTAGTTTCCAGAATCATCGGTCCCTTGGTATGTCCATTGATAAATTGACGGATGAATTCGTTCGGAGAATTCTGCACTTCTTCCGGGGTTCCCGTAAATAAGACCTGCCCCCCGTAAAAAAATGAAATGCGGTCGGCTATCATATACGCACTGGACATATCATGGGTGACTACCACTTGAGCCGCACCGGTTTCCTTTTTGATCCGAATAATCAGCTCGTTGATCACGTTCGACATAACAGGATCTAAACCGGATGTAGGTTCATCATATAAAATGATTTTCGGATTGGCGGCGATCGCTCTTGCAAGTCCAGCTCTCTTCTTCATACCTCCCGAGATATCATTCGGAAAATTATCCTTTGCGACTGTCATATCCACTAATCTGAGTTTTTCGGCGACGATCCTTTGGATATCCTCTTCAGGATATAATTTGTGTTCACGTAAGGGGAGTGCAACATTATCAAAAACAGTCATCCAGTTGATGAGTGCTCCTGACTGGAATAGGACTCCCATTTTAGAACGGATCCTTTCTCTTTCCGGAATTTCTGCGCCTGAGATTTTTTCTCCGAAGATCTTACATTCTCCTGCATCCGGATCTAATAGACCGGTAATATGTTTTAAGGTGACTGACTTTCCGGTTCCGGAAGGTCCAAGCACCACCATTGTCTCTCCTTTCTTTACTTGGAGATTCATTCCTTTCAGGATCTTTCTTTGTCCGAAAGCCTTGTGTAGATTGATTAGTTCTATTGCGTATTCTTCCATGACTATTGCCTATAAAAGATCGCTGTGATCACATAGCCGAAAAAGATCACCATTAAGAAAGAAGTTACCACCGACTCTCTTGTGGCTCTACCGACCCCGATCGCTCCACCGGAAGTTCTAAGACCGTGAGAGCATGAAATTGCTGAGATGATCAGACCGAAAACATAACCTTTGAATAAACCGGTGTATAAATCCTTGAGACCCGGGATAGAAGTGATCCTTTCATTTACGTCCTGGAAATATACTATATATTCGATTCCCAATTGGAAATGACCTACGATTGCTCCGCCTAAAATTCCTAATATACTGGAATATACGCAGAGAACAGGGACCATTAAAGAAAAACCTAATACTCTCGGAAAAACTAAAAATCTAACAGGATCGATGGACATTACTTCGAGTGCATCGATTTCTTCGGAAACTTTCATTGTCCCGATCTCTGCAGCGATCGCAGAACCAATAGATGCAGCTAAGATCAATGCAGTCATAAAAGGAGACATCTCTCTAGTGAGAGTGATTGTAAGAAGAAGTCCGATTTGACCTTCTGCCCCGAAATCTTTAAGACCAAGTCCAGTGTTTAATGTAAGAAGCATCCCTGTAAAAACGGCAACTACTGAGACTACGAATAAACTCCCTACACCTGCGATAAACATTTGATCTAAAATTTCTTTCCGCTTTTCGACGGTAAATCTTAGGTTTAAAAAAGTTTCCGCAATTAGAACGATCGTATAACCCGCGGCATATAAAGTATCGTTCGCTTTTTCTTTAAAGGTATCCAACATTTCGATTAGAGCCTAATCCACCAAAAAATCTGCACCGTTGTCTTATCCTTGTTTTTTTCTAATCCGAATAGACCGTATAAGAATTGATAAGATGTTTTTTCCGGAGTGGAGCTGTATTCCACAAGCAATGGCACATGGATATGCAGTTCTTCTTCGTTCCATCTCTGAGTATAAAGCCTCATTAAAAAAGAGAGCCTTTTTTCTCCATTGGATAATTTTTGATACTCGATAATGGACCAGACCGGATCCCAGATCCTTTCCACAAGTTCGGATTTTATAGGAAATAAAGAAAGAAGATTCCAAGTCAGGTTACCTTCTCTGTCCTCATGCCAACGGAATAGAGGCCAGAGTTTATAATAATTTTCTTCTCTTCCCCACTGAACATAAGTACGATTCGTTCTCCACCAAAATGGGATAAAATAAGTCTCGGAAGATTTCAAATGATAACTATCGGTGCTCAATCTGAAATAGAATGGAGTGAAAAATCTAGTCTCCTTATATGCGAATCTATAATAACCGTAAAAAGGAAATAAGATTAATTTTCTGTAATCTTCGTCGTCGTTCTGGCCGTATTGAAAAATGAAAAATAGGATATTCAGGTCTTTTTCGTGAGTCCTTTTATCATATCCATACGAAAATAGGGAACCAAAAATAGGGAACCAAAGAAATGCTCTGGCCTTCATATTCCCGAATTCGGAATCCTTAGCAAGGTATAAAGGCCAAAACATTTTATAAGTAAAAGGTTCTCTTTTATCTTCGTTGATACTTCCCCATTGAATAAACGGCCAGAGGATAGAATAACGTTCGTATTTTCCTTTATGGATCTTATGAGAATAAAATGGCAAGATCCTGAGATCGTTTCTGACTTCTGAACCTCCCCACATAACGAGCGGCCATAAGATCCCATGAGCATTATAGTTTTTATATTTCCAGTTGGAATACAAAGGGAAGAGAGTAAAGTTCAGTTCCGAATAACTTGCCTTACCTCTAAGTCTTCCGAATAAGGGAAAAAATCCGAAATAGGACTCCCTGGCAGTTTCTCCTTTTCCCCAGATCAAAAGTGGAGAAAGAGTGTCCTCGTCCCAGCCTAGATCGTCGTGGTAGGTTTCCGTTCCACTGACGAAAAATAGAAAACTCCAGACTCTCCAATAATCAGTCTTTTCGGAATAATAGATCGGGAATAAAAATGTATCGTATCTATAATTGGATTTGGTTTCTTTATAAGTGGAGAAGAATGGTCTGAAGATCTGCTCTTCTTCTCCCAATCTTTTTTCGGATTGGTACAAGAACCAAAATTGTTTGTATTCGGAAGGATAAGGAGAAACCGGTTTGAAAGGGTATTCCGAAAATAGACTTTCCGTACAAACTAGGAAGAAAAGGATCAGTACTAGATTCTTATTTATCATTCTTCCCGGAAAATCCTAAGCAACAGGGGATTAGATCATTGAAAATTGCAGTTTTATTCGGCGGAACTTCCACAGAACACGAAATTTCCCTGCGCACAGGCACTTTCATAAGTAAAACTTTGTCTTCCATGGGACATTCGGTCAAACCCATTCTGATTTCCAGAGACGGCAGATGGGTCATCCCTAGAGAGTATCGACCCGAGTTCCCGGAAGGAAATTCCAAAAATCCGGAAGAGTATTTAAAAGAATTCGAAGAACTTCATTCTACTGTTGCCGGAGCATTCTCTTCTCTGGATTGTGATATTGCATTTTTAGGATTACATGGAACCAGCGGAGAAGACGGTTCTATCCAAGGATTTTTAAAGGTACTTGGAATTCCATTCACTGGTTCCGATGTAAAAGCATCCGCACTTGCAATGGACAAGATCAGAGCAAATCGATTATTCCAACTTGCCGGAATGTCCGTTGCTCCGTTTTGGGAATTGAGAAAAAAAGAATATTCCGAAAATCCGACTTCGGTCGAAAGTTCAGGATTAGAATATCCACTTTTTCTAAAACCGGTAGAAGGCGGTTCTAGTTTTCATACATTTAGGATAGAAGGACCCGAAGATCTACGTAAAAGACTCCCCGAATTTTTCGATGCAGAAGAACATGCGATCTTACAAAAATTCCTAAAAGGAACGGAAGTTTCCTGCGGAGTCTGGGAAAAGAAAGAAGGCACTAAAAGAATATTAGAGGCACTTCCTCCTACAGAGATCATTCCTGGCGGAGAATTTTTCGACGTAGAATCCAAATACAAACCTGGACTTTCCCAAGAGATCACTCCTGCTCGTTTACCGGAAAAGATCATCTCCAAGATCCAAGAACAATCCATTTTGGCTCACAAAACACTCGGTTGCGAAGGTTATTCTAGAACGGATTTTATTGTCGTAGGAGAAACTCCATTCGTTTTGGAAACAAACACGTTACCCGGAATGACCGAGACTAGTTTGATCCCTCAACAAGCAAAAGCGGCTGGGATACCTATCCAAACATTATACCAGTCTTTGATCGACCAGGCTTTAGAAAGAGCAGGGGTAGCTCCGGCTCAGAGAGTTTAGAACTGCAATTACCACGCAGAGCCGCGGAGGGGGAATTGATTTCGTATGTAGGAACTCCAACATTCCACTTTATACTCGCGTTGTAGGAATTCCAACATTGCAATTCCTTTCCAATCTCTGCGGCTTCGAGTCTCTGCGTGAGAAAATCTCCGAGTCTCTTTAAACTCTGCGACTTTCTATCTAATCTGAAATAACGCCAATTTCGCAAAAAAGTTCGGACTAAATTTCACCTGTTTTAGATCTGTGAAGAATGCTCTGTCTTCTACAGTGAAACCACGAATATCACAGAACTCCTGAAAATCCAGAACGGAAAGAAAATGTAGGTTAGGAGTATTGAACCAACGATAAGGAAGAAGATCCGTAACTGGAGTTTTTCCTTGGAATAGAATTCTAAAACGAACTTCCCAATACCCGAAATTCGGAAATACGATGATCACACGTTTAGCGATCCGCAAACATTCTTTGATAATATCGCCTGGATGTCTGGTCTCCTGGATGGTCTGGTTCAAGATCACATAATCAAAACGTTTGTCTTCATGATGGCTTAGGCCTTCGTCAATATCTCCGTGGTGAACATATACACCTTTGCGGATACATTCTACGATTGCATCTTCGTCCTTCTCTATCCCTTGTCCTCTAATTCCTTTTTGTTTTAGAAGATAAAGAAGATCCCCATTACCGCAGCCAAGGTCCAAGACCCTGGAACCCGGTGAGATCGTATCCAGAATATAAGCGAAGTCCGGTCTTTCTCTCAAAGTAGTGCTACTTAAGATTTTAGAATCTATCATTCATTCACCGGCATATTTAGAAAACCTCGGATCACATCCTCTTGTCTTTGGTTGGGAAGAAGAAAACTATCATGACCTTCGTTCGTAGTAAGCTCTACATAAAAGACCCTTTTATCGGAGGCTTCTAAACTTTTTACGATCTCTCTAGATTGAGAAGGAGGGTAGAGCCAATCGGAACTATAAGATACGACTAAAAATCTACATTGAGCAGGACTAAGAGCTTTGGTAAGTTCCTGTCCTTTTCCTAAACTGAAATGATCCAAAGCTTTGGTCACATAGATATAAGAATTTGCATCAAAACGATCTACGAAACTTTCTCCCTGATAGATTAAATAACTTCCGACCGCAAAATCGGAATTTAGAAGGTTCCCTATAGGAGGTTTCCTGCCGAATTTTTCTCTCATTTTATGGTCTGAAAGATAAGTGATATGACCCATCATTCGAGCGAGTGCAAGACCTTTTCTAGGAGTCGCACTGTCTTCATACAATCCGTTATTCCAGTTTGGATCTGAAAGAATTGCCTGTCTTCCTACCTCATTAAAAGCGATCTGCATTGCGGAATGTTCCGCAGAAGAGGCGAGAATAATACAATTCTCTAAAGCATCCGGATAAGAAATGCTCCATTGTAATGCCTGCATTCCTCCCATGGAACCACCTGCCACACAAAGTAGTCTCTGGATCCCGAAAGATTCTACCAAAAGTTTTTGGGCAGCCACCATATCCTTGATGGAAACGAAAGGAAAACTGGAACCGTAAGGTTTTCCGCTTACAGGATTGATGCTCATCGGTCCGGAAGAACCCTTACATCCACCGATCACATTAGAAGATATTACAAAATATTGATTTGTATCAAATGCTTTGCCTGGACCGACATATTCATCCCACCAACCGGGACGTTTATCGGATCCGGAATGAAAGCCTGCCGCATGAGCGTCTCCAGAGAGTGCGTGGCAGATCAGTATTGCATTGTCTTTGTTGGGAGAAAGAACTCCGTAAGTTTCGTATGCAACTACGGTAGGGGAAAGAACAGATCCGTTGTCCAGGCGTAGATCTCCCAGCACTGCGGTTTTCGGTTCTACTATGCCTACGGATTGATTCGATCCCATGATTTAAGTTCCAAATAACTAAGCCACTTTCCTTTTTCAGACGATCCCAAGCAAGCTTAGGAAAGTAAAAAGAGAAAGTGGCCGGTTTTTAGACGATTTTTTGGACGGAGTCGGAAGTCACACCTTTTTCAATGCTTCGTCCAGATCCGTAATAATATCGTCTATATGTTCCAGACCAACGGAAAGTCTGATAAACTCAGGAGTCACACCTGCCGCCAATTGTTCTTCCGGACTCAACTGTTGGTGAGTGGTAGAAGCAGGATGGATCGCAAGTGATTTTGCATCTCCTACGTTTGCGAGCAAGGAGAATAATTCCAGACCGTCTATCAACTTCTTCGCTTCCGGAATTCCACCTTTCACTCCGAATCCAATGATGGCTCCGAACAATCCTCTGGTATGGTATTTTTTAGCCAGAGCATAGTTTTTATCGGAAGAAAGACCAGGATAGTTCACCCAGGTTACCTTCGGATGTTTAGAAAGAAACTCCGCAACCTTTTGGGCATTTTGAGAATGTTGGGTGACTCTCAAATGAAGAGTTTCAATACCTTGTAGGATATTAAACGCATTAAAAGGAGAAATTGCAGGACCTAAATCTCTTAAACCTTGGACGCGGGCCTTGATGATGAAAGCGATATTCACTCCGCCAAACGGTTCGAACTTACCGAAAACATCCCAGAATTTCAGGCCGTGATAACTTGGATCCGGCTCTGTGAAATTCTTAAATTTACCGTTGCCCCAGTTGAATTTACCAGAATCCACGATGATACCACCTATGGAAGTTCCGTGGCCTCCCAAAAACTTGGTGAGTGAATGGACCACAATGTCCGCACCAAAATCGATAGGACGAACAAGATAAGGAGAAGGTAGGGTATTGTCGATTACCAGAGGAATTCCGGCATCATGAGCAACTTTAGCAACCGCTTCAATGTCCAGAGTATCCAACTTAGGATTTCCTAAGGTTTCGGCAAAGATGGCTCTAGTCTTGTCGTTAATCGCTTTTTTGAAATTTTCCGGATTGGACTGGTCCACAAAATGGACTTTGATCCCGAGTTTTGGGAAAGTATAGTGAAGAAGGTTATAAGTTCCTCCATAAAGGGAAGAAGATGCCACGATCTCCTGTCCTGCTTCTACTATATTCAAAAGTGCTAATGTTTCTGCGGATTGACCGGAAGCAGTCGCGAGGGCCGCAACTCCACCTTCTAATGCGGCAACTCTTTGCTCTAAAACATCAGTAGTTGGGTTACCGATCCTGGTATAAATATTACCGAATTCCTGGAGACCGAATAGCCTCGCAGCATGATCTGTGTCCTTAAAAACATAGGACGTAGTTTGGTAGATAGGGACTGCCCTGGATGTGGTTGTTGGATCCGGGGCTTGTCCTCCGTGAAGAACGATTGTTTCTGGTTTATAGTTTCTTGCCACGCTTAAGGCTCCTTTTTACTGAAAGTAGAAAATTATTCTACAATGTCTATCTAAAATTTAATAAATAAGATAAAATAATCGCTATAGCGAACAAATTAGATTCCAGAACCAAATCCAAAATATTTTCCAAAATCCATCCCTTAAGAAGTGAAATTCGCTAAATTCTGGAAAATATTTTCTAAAATACGAGAAATGTTCCTGTTTTATTGGTTTTTCAACGCAAGGTTCTGATAGAATCGGTAAGTCATTTAGATTCCACGTATGTAATACGATACTAGTGGTACTATTTTTGGATGAATTGAAATACGGTCCCCGGAGAAATTCCGGCTCAAATATGAAATTTAACTTTTTGAACTTATGTAAAAGATCTCTAATGCTTCCGGGAATTATCCTTCTTTCCCTTTATCTAGTACCGGGGGAGGAGCTTGAAGCCCAGCTCTGGATGCCTCCAGGAAGACAGTTCATGCAGCCTCCTGATCCATTCACGTTTGATGCAGGGGTGAACAAATTTAATAACGATTATTATCTATATCTCGCTCCTACCTTAAATTTGAATTTTGGAGGAGAATTCGGACTATCACTTACCGCTCCGATGAACTTTCTCGCGTATGACCAGGATCCAAAGGACCCAACCTTAAAAGTAGGAAGCATTCGTAAAATTGACTACGACCAAAAGAGTGATTATTTAAGGCTTATTAATAATATTTGGTACGGGACCTACGGATTGTATAAACCTGGAGAGACTACATTCTCCTTTTATGCAGGAAAACTTTTTGATGGATATATAGGGCACGGAACGATCGTAAACCGTTATGTGAATAACCAAAGGATAGACATTTATAATGTGGGTCTGATGGCTGATTTTAATAATGATTACGGCGGAGTGCAGGTATTCACAAATTCAGTTTACACACATGAGATAGGTGCTGCCAGGGGATATGTTCGTCCATTCGCTATCGCATTCAAATTATTTGATCTATTCACTGGAAGATCCCAGCTATTCGGGATGTTGCAGCTTGGGCAGGGAAACGTAGCGGACGAAGCAGGCAGAAAAAAAGTCTACGAAGAAGCAGGAGTAGATCCGGAAGACAGAGAGAAATACAGGGCTTTGGTAGAAGATCAAAAGACTCACCAGATGAGAGAAGAAATGATCCCTATAGAGAAAAAACCCGAATCTCGTAAGGAAAAACTAAAAGAGTTCTTCAATCAGGACAATTTTGCAAATAGATTCTCTATAGGATATACAACGGCTTTCGATACAAAAGCGCCTACGCAACTTTCATTCGATACTACCGGTCGTTTACGTTTAGATTCTAATAATAACCCACTTGTTGAACAATCCGAAAAATTGGTCATCCAAGGTATGGATGCGGAATACAAATTAATCAGCACAAAATATATAGAAGTTACTCCATATTACGATGTGAACACGATCAAAATATTGAATTCAAAAGGAACTCATACGGGAGCGATGTTCCGCTTCGGTGGAAAGGATATCTACGCTAAGATCAAACCTGAATATAGGAATATGGATGCGAACTATATTCCTATGTATTTCGACAGCTTTTATGAGTTGGAAAGATACCAGGCTAACGTGAATTCCCAGCTTCCTATGACAAAATTGGAAGCTGCTAAACTTATGGATCCGGATGCTGCAAAGCTGAAAGGTTATTTCACTTCGGTCGTATTTAGTTTTTACAGGGTGTCCCTGGAAGCTAACTATGAGAATTATTCCGGGCCGAATAATTCTAGGATATTCGTGGGTTTATATTTCCCGATCGGTTCCTTATTCATGATCTCCGGGTACTATACACGTAAAAATTTTGATCAGAATAAGGACGCATTCAAGGTGGATGATAATTCAGTCGGAGCAATAGAAGCTGCTCTCAACCTCGGATTCATTTCGATCAGAGTGCAGGATATTCGTAGATGGGTTTACGATAGCACATCTAATAGTTTCGTAGCCCAAGACGAGCAGAAAGTGTTATTTTCTAATTCTTTGTCCTTCTAATCGAGATACGGAGTTTTCCCATTGGGAAAGGAAGAAGGACACAGCTTGTTCCGATCTCAAAACGGAAGAGGAAAGCCTGACTCCTGGAATATTGTATTTTCTGAATATTTCCAGTTCTGTTTTTGTCCAACCAGGTTCCGGCCCAACCAAAATAGAATATTCTTTTTCTTCCAAGGGAAGGAACTCTTGGATAAATTTTCCCTTCTTATCTAAATATAAAAACGTCTGGGGAGAAGACACTCGCTCTGAAATAGACTGCTTCTTTTCAAAAGGTATGTTTTTGCCAGGAGGAACAAATCCGAGATCTAACTTAGGAAGAAAAACATTACCACCTTGTTCCATTCCAAGGATCAGTTTTTCTTTTATATTCTCTTCTTTCCAAACGGGGGAGGTGAGATATTCGGTTCTCGAAAGTGTGGCAAGTCTGAATTCCAGGGATTGTACTCCCCAGACACCTGCTAATTCTAAGATTTTTTCCACAGTGGGAGGTCTTTGGACGGAAACGATCAGATTGATACCGGGACTTCTTCTTTTAGGTTTAATGATCGGAGTATAAGATCCTAAAATTTCCTGAGGAGTTATTTTTAGAATTTTGAAAATTCCTAAGCTGTCATTTAGGAGACCAGATTTGATCTTATCTCCTTCTTTCTTTTGTAAAACTTTTAGAATATGAACGATCCTATCTTGATTAGAGATCTTGAATTCCCCAGAATTTGTTTTCTGAGAGGGATCCAATATTAGATAATTCATACGTTTAAATTTCTACTTGGGGAGCCTTATCATCTTCTTCATTAGGAGTGGGAACGGAAGGTTCTTGTGTCTCTGGAGTATTCCAATTGGGAACGGAATCATTCCAGTTTTGGGAAGAAAAGAAACAGGCTCTTGCGATCCCGATCAGGATCAAAATGAATAGAATATATTTTGCGAGTAGCGGGCCGAAACCGGTGCGGTTCGGATCATTATAATTTTCGAATGATTGAGTACGTTCTCCCGGATTTTGCCAGCCATAGGATCTATTGCGGCTAAATCTGGATTTGATGTATTCGAATTTATCTTCTAAAAAACGAAAAAATCCCCGTACGGAACGGGGACTCTTAGAACCGGAGTCTCCTCCGGGGAGATCGTATCTTCCGCCTCTAAAACTGGCCGGGTCTTCCGGATCAAAAACGAAAGAATGATAACATCTAGGACACCGAACAGTCAGTTTTCCCAAATCCATGGGAATCCTGAGTTCGGTGCCGCAGGAAGAACAAGGAAGAATATACCGCACTTAGCTTAGTATTTCAGGGATTCCTTGAGCGTGTTTACGTTCTCTTTGTAGTTCTCATTACCCAATTGGTCGTTATAATCGAAAATTTTGGTAAATAATCTGTCGAACGAATCCAAATGTTTAATGTAGAAAGTCTTTTTGAAAGAGTTACGGATAGGGTGGGTCTTAGTGTTCTCTACGTTAGCAAGAACATATTTACCGACACCTTTTTCGCTAGGAGTTTCTGGACGACCGCCTTCAGGATAACCGTTCTTTTGATAGAAAAGTTCGATCTTGTCGTTATGACCTGGTTGATCGTTTGGAGCCCTGTCGATGATCTCGGAAACCGATTTATCTTCGATTAGGAAGTTATTCTTATAAACTTTGCTGATAATTTTGCTGATCTTACGAGGAGGTTCCATTCTAGGATCCGGATCGTTAGTGTTCGGTCCTTCGAAGTAGATTTCCATATATTTGGAAAGTCCACCTTGAACGATCTTACCTTGTCCTCTTTCTTCGTCCTTAATGAAATCGTAAACTTCTACACGGATACAGTTGTTTGCTACATCTTCTTGCGCGTTGCTGTTAGCAGGCACACATTCGTCGTTGTTTGCTTTTCCTTTGAAAAGAACGGTTCTGAACGGAAGAATACGTACTTTCATTTTCATGAGTACGGTATGACGTTTTAGTCTTTCGTTTAGAGCGGAAGCTCTCTGATCCAGACCTTTTTCAGTATCCAAAATGGCCGCACCAACTTGTTGGTCTTCCTTCTTTTGGCCTTGGTTGTCTTGAGCGTTGAGTAAGCCTGCGATTGAAAAAATTGCCAGGCAAAATGCGATTTTGCGTTTCATTGTACCCTATTTCCTTGGTCTCTTCTGCGTTTAGGTTTCCCCGAAAGTCGGGAATACCCTGTCTCTAGTATCGGTAAAATAGACTCCCGATTAAATCCAAGACTTACATTTTCGCACGGAAAACGTTTATTTTCCGGATTTTGAACTGGTTTCCAGATACAGTTCATAGGGGGGAGGAGTCGGTTTCAATCCTTTTTCAATCAGGTTGGCCGCCCATCTCCTTTCCACAAAATCGCAGAAATCCCTTAAATCCCGGCCGGAATACGATCCTAATCGTTGCGAAATTGTTAAACGCTCTGAATCCTGTAAATGTTTAGCATAATTTCCTAATATCGCAGCTCTTTCTTTTTCGTTAGGCAGTGGGAAGAATACGGATCTGTCGAATCTGGAAACCAAGGCCTTGTCCAGGTCCTGTTTTCTGTTGGTGGCACCCAGGGTGATTGATTTTTGTCCCCCTTCGAAACCGTCCAGTTTTCGTAATAATACGGATAGAATGTTCCGGGTTGCCTCGAATAAGCCGTCATCCCTGGACCCGGCCAAGGAATCTATTTCATCCAAAAATAAAAGACAGGAAGGAAATAGGGAAGCCACGTCGAAGACATAAGCCATATTCTGGGCGCTTTCCCCATAATATTTACTTAAAATAGATTCCACTGGAACATAGATGAGAGGGATTTCAGTCATACAGGAAATCACCTTTGCCATCGTGGTTTTTCCCACCCCAGGTTCTCCTTCTAAAAGAATTGCCCTAGGTTTTGTTCTACCTGGGAATTTTCGTGTGAGTTTGGAAAGTTCCTCTAGGGTCTCAGGAGATTTGAGAGGAAGTATAATGGATTCTAATATTTGTCTTTTGACATCTTCATAACCTGCGATGGTCTCGAATGTCATCCAGTCTCCCTTCTTCTTTGCTTCTATTGGATCGAATACATCGATCCCTAGTCTAAGTAAAAGTTCTTTCGGATTCTGGACTGATTCTTGTTTGGAAAGTCTGAGATATTTGAATAGATCGATTGCGGAAAAAATTTCCTCTCTATGGAAATCTCCCTTTTTAGTGATCTCAATTTTGCTTTGGTTCCTTCCCGCATAAAAACGGAACTTTGCATTGTCTAGAATATTTTTGGTTTCGAATAAATTCTCATTCAATGCTTGGAGACAAACATATCCGGGCTCGAATGTATGGATCCTTAGATTTTCTATATGATTGCGAACGATCTGGAGGCAGTCCAAAAGTTGGCTTTTGTCCGCACCTGGGATCGGGAATTCTATCCTTAGATCTTTTTTATCAGGTACAAATGCGGGAAGTTCGGGGTCCTTGACTCCTAAACCCTTTAGTTCCGAATAGAGCAGGTTTTTTGCCTGGGTGAAATCCAGGATATTTCCGGAATTTCGGGGGAGGGGACTGGTCAAATCTTCAGGTTTCATTC
It includes:
- a CDS encoding AAA family ATPase: MKPEDLTSPLPRNSGNILDFTQAKNLLYSELKGLGVKDPELPAFVPDKKDLRIEFPIPGADKSQLLDCLQIVRNHIENLRIHTFEPGYVCLQALNENLFETKNILDNAKFRFYAGRNQSKIEITKKGDFHREEIFSAIDLFKYLRLSKQESVQNPKELLLRLGIDVFDPIEAKKKGDWMTFETIAGYEDVKRQILESIILPLKSPETLEELSKLTRKFPGRTKPRAILLEGEPGVGKTTMAKVISCMTEIPLIYVPVESILSKYYGESAQNMAYVFDVASLFPSCLLFLDEIDSLAGSRDDGLFEATRNILSVLLRKLDGFEGGQKSITLGATNRKQDLDKALVSRFDRSVFFPLPNEKERAAILGNYAKHLQDSERLTISQRLGSYSGRDLRDFCDFVERRWAANLIEKGLKPTPPPYELYLETSSKSGK